A genomic window from Glycine soja cultivar W05 chromosome 10, ASM419377v2, whole genome shotgun sequence includes:
- the LOC114369518 gene encoding myosin-11-like — MGTPVNIVVGSHVWIEDPEVSWIDGQVLKINGKDAEIEATNGKKVVANLSKIYPKDMEAPPGGVDDMTKLSYLHEPGVLQNLKARYELNEIYTYTGNILIAINPFQRLPHIYGAHMMQQYKGAPFGELSPHVFAVADVAYRAMINEKKSNSILVSGESGAGKTETTKMLMQYLAFLGGRAGTEGRTVEQQVLESNPVLEAFGNAKTVRNNNSSRFGKFVEIQFDKSGRISGAAIRTYLLERSRVCQINDPERNYHCFYLLCAAPQEEIEKYKLGNPRSFHYLNQSKCYELADVSDAREYLATRRAMDIVGISQKDQEAIFRVVASILHIGNIEFTKGKDIDSSVPKDDKSKFHLKTTAELLMCDADALEDALCKRVMITPEEVIKRSLDPQSAAISRDGLAKTIYSRLFDWLVDKINNSIGQDPNSKSLIGVLDIYGFESFKSNSFEQFCINFTNEKLQQHFNQHVFKMEQEEYTKEQINWSYIEFVDNQDVLDLIEKKPGGIIALLDEACMFPKSTHETFANKLYQTFKNHKRFIKPKLSRTDFTIAHYAGEVLYQSDQFLDKNKDYVVPEHQDLLSASKCYFVSGLFPPLPEETSKSSKFSSIGSRFKLQLQSLMETLNSTEPHYIRCVKPNNQLKPAIFENVNIMQQLRCGGVLEAIRISCAGYPTRRAFFEFINRFGILATEAMEANCDEKAGCQKILEKMGLHGYQIGKTKVFLRAGQMAELDARRAQVLGNAAKVIQRCVRTHQARKHYLALRKKSIYVQSRWRGRLACKLYEHLRREAAARKIQKNVRRYESRKAYKELHVSALTLQTAIRAVAARKKFRFKKQTKASIIIQARWQCHKAALYHKRLKKGAIVTQCRWRGRIARKELRKLKMAARETGALQEAKDKLEKRVEELTWRLQLEKGLRTNLEESKAQEIAKVQNLLQEMQNKFEETNALLIKERENAKKVVEEAPPVIKETQVIVEDTQKIEKLNAEVESLKTSLKSEKQKADDFERKYNETQVCSEERGKKLEDTEKKTRQLQESLTRLEEKITNLESENQVLRQQAVSMAPNKFLSGRSRSIIQRTESGHIVQEAKTTLPNQEMHSKSMHRREPSDGLDDKPQKSLNEKQQENQELLIRCIAQHLGFAGNRPIAAFIIYKCLLHWRSFEVERTSVFDRIIQTIGHAIETQDNNDVLAYWLSNASTLLLLLQRTLKASGAAGMAPQRHRSSATLFGRMTQSFRGAPAGVNVSLINGNTSRGVDTLRQVEAKYPALLFKQQLTAYVEKIYGMIRDNLKKEISPLLGLCIQAPRTSRASLVKGSSRSVANPEAQRALIAHWQGIVKSLGNFLNALKENHVPPFLVRKVFTQIFSFINVQLFNSLLLRRECCSFSNGEYVKAGLAELEHWCYKATDEYAGSAWDELKHIRQAIGFLVIHQKPKKTLDEISHDLCPVLSIQQLYRISTMYWDDKYGTHSVSSDVISNMRVLMTEDSNNAVSNSFLLDDDSSIPFSVDDISKSMEQIDIADIEPPPLIRENSGFSFLLPRPD, encoded by the exons ATG GGTACTCCAGTGAATATTGTTGTGGGTTCTCATGTCTGGATTGAAGACCCAGAGGTATCTTGGATTGATGGACaggtattaaaaataaatggaaaGGATGCTGAAATTGAAGCTACCAATGGAAAAAAG GTTGTtgcaaatttatcaaaaatatatCCTAAGGATATGGAAGCTCCTCCTGGTGGAGTGGATGATATGACAAAACTTTCCTATTTGCACGAGCCTGGAGTCCTGCAGAACTTAAAAGCTAGATATGAATTGAATGAAATATAT ACTTATACTGGAAATATTCTGATTGCAATAAATCCATTCCAAAGACTACCTCATATTTATGGTGCGCACATGATGCAACAATACAAGGGAGCACCATTTGGAGAATTAAGTCCTCATGTGTTTGCAGTTGCTGATGTTGCATATAG GGCGATGATTAACGAAAAGAAAAGCAATTCAATTCTAGTCAGTGGGGAAAGTGGAGCTGGGAAAACTGAAACTACAAAAATGCTTATGCAATACCTTGCCTTCTTAGGTGGTAGGGCTGGTACTGAAGGGCGAACAGTTGAGCAACAAGTTCTTGAA TCAAATCCAGTACTGGAAGCATTTGGGAATGCTAAAACTGTCAGGAATAACAATTCTAG CCGTTTTGGTAAATTTGTTGAGATCCAATTCGATAAAAGTGGAAGAATATCAGGAGCAGCCATCCGAACATATCTTCTAGAGAGATCTCGGGTTTGCCAAATTAATGATCCTGAAAGGAACTACCATTGCTTTTATCTTCTTTGTGCTGCACCACAGGAG GAAATTGAGAAATACAAATTAGGAAATCCTAGATCATTTCACTACCTTAACCAGTCAAAATGCTATGAACTGGCTGATGTAAGTGATGCTCGTGAATATCTTGCCACCCGGAGAGCTATGGATATTGTTGGGATAAGCCAAAAAGATCAG GAAGCCATTTTCAGAGTTGTTGCTTCAATTCTTCATATTGGTAATATTGAATTTACCAAGGGAAAAGACATTGATTCATCAGTTCCAAAAGATGACAAATCCAAATTCCACCTGAAAACAACTGCTGAGCTTCTCAT GTGTGATGCTGATGCCTTGGAAGACGCATTATGTAAGCGTGTCATGATCACCCCTGAAGAAGTTATAAAACGGAGCCTTGACCCCCAAAGTGCAGCAATCAGTAGAGATGGATTAGCAAAAACAATCTATTCTCGGCTATTTGACTG GTTGGTGGACAAGATTAATAATTCCATTGGACAAGACCCCAATTCTAAATCTTTGATTGGGGTCCTTGATATCTATGGTTTCGAAAGCTTTAAATCTAACAG TTTTGAGCAATTTTGCATTAATTTCACAAATGAGAAGTTGCAGCAACATTTCAATCAG CACGTGTTTAAAATGGAACAAGAAGAATATACAAAGGAGCAGATCAACTGGAGCTACATTGAATTTGTTGACAACCAAGATGTTTTGGACCTTATTGAGAAG AAACCTGGAGGAATCATTGCTCTCCTCGATGAAGCTTg CATGTTTCCGAAGTCAACTCATGAAACATTTGCAAATAAGCTTTATCAAACATTTAAGAATCACAAGCGCTTTATTAAGCCAAAACTGTCTCGAACAGATTTCACAATTGCTCATTATGCTGGGGAG GTATTATACCAGTCTGACCAATTCTTAGACAAAAACAAGGATTATGTGGTTCCTGAACATCAAGATTTATTGAGTGCTTCCAAATGTTATTTTGTATCTGGCCTTTTTCCTCCACTTCCAGAAGAGACATCAAAATCTTCCAAATTTTCTTCAATTGGTTCTCGTTTTAAG CTACAACTACAAAGCCTGATGGAGACATTAAATTCTACAGAACCCCATTACATTAGATGTGTGAAACCAAACAACCAACTTAAGCCTGCAATTTTTGAGAATGTCAATATTATGCAACAACTTCGCTGTGGT GGTGTTTTGGAGGCAATCAGAATCAGTTGTGCTGGCTACCCTACTCGCCGTGCTTTCTTTGAATTTATAAACAGATTTGGCATCCTTGCTACAGAGGCCATGGAAGCAAA CTGTGATGAAAAGGCTGGTTGCCAAAAGATTCTGGAAAAGATGGGGCTTCATGGATATCAG ATTGGAAAAACAAAGGTATTCTTGAGAGCAGGTCAGATGGCTGAACTAGATGCACGGAGAGCTCAAGTACTTGGTAATGCAGCAAAAGTTATCCAACGGTGCGTACGAACTCATCAAGCTCGTAAACATTATCTTGCATTGCGAAAGAAGAGCATATATGTGCAGTCTCGGTGGAGAG GAAGACTTGCATGTAAACTCTATGAGCACTTGAGAAGGGAGGCTGCTGCTAGGAAAATTCAAAAGAATGTACGCAGATATGAATCTAGGAAAGCCTATAAAGAACTTCATGTGTCAGCACTTACACTGCAAACAGCTATAAGGGCCGTTGCTGCCCGCAAGAAATTCAGATTTAAGAAGCAAACTAAAGCTTCCATTATTATTCAG GCTCGGTGGCAGTGCCACAAAGCTGCCTTATATCATAAGAGGCTTAAGAAAGGTGCAATAGTTACACAATGCAGATGGAGGGGGCGCATAGCCAGGAAAGAACTTAGGAAACTGAAAATG GCTGCAAGAGAAACTGGTGcccttcaagaagcaaaggataAACTAGAAAAACGAGTGGAGGAACTCACTTGGCGTCTCCAACTAGAAAAAGGTTTAAGG ACCAATCTGGAAGAATCCAAAGCACAGGAGATAGCAAAAGTGCAGAATTTATTGCAGGAGATGCAGAACAAATTTGAAGAAACTAATGCTCTGCTCATCAAAGAGCGAGAGAATGCGAAGAAAGTTGTTGAAGAAGCACCTCCTGTCATTAAAGAAACACAGGTTATTGTTGAAGATACACAGAAGATCGAGAAACTGAACGCTGAAGTTGAGAGCCTAAAG ACTTCACTCAAGTCAGAGAAACAGAAAGCTGATGACTTTGAAAGAAAATACAACGAAACCCAAGTTTGTAGCGAAGAAAGAGGTAAAAAACTAGAGGACACAGAGAAGAAGACACGTCAGCTTCAAGAATCATTGACTAG GCTAGAGGAGAAGATCACTAATTTAGAATCGGAGAATCAGGTTCTACGTCAACAAGCTGTGTCCATGGCACCTAATAAGTTCCTTTCAGGACGTTCAAGATCAATTATCCAG AGAACTGAAAGTGGTCATATTGTACAGGAAGCAAAGACAACTCTG CCTAATCAGGAAATGCACAGCAAATCAATGCACCGGAGGGAACCCTCTGACGGCTTGGACGATAAACCACAAAAGTCACTAAATGAAAAACAACAGGAGAATCAAGAGTTACTCATTAGATGTATTGCGCAACATCTAGGCTTTGCTGGGAACAGACCAATTGCTGCCTTTATCATATACAAATGCCTCTTGCACTGGAGATCATTTGAAGTTGAGCGTACTAGTGTTTTTGACCGTATCATCCAAACTATTGGCCATGCAATTGAG ACCCAGGATAACAATGATGTCTTGGCTTATTGGTTATCCAATGCCTCTACACTTCTCTTGTTACTCCAGCGCACACTCAAGGCTAGTGGTGCTGCTGGAATGGCTCCACAACGCCATCGTTCTTCAGCAACCCTGTTTGGGAGGATGACTCAA AGTTTCCGTGGAGCACCAGCTGGAGTCAATGTTTCCCTAATCAATGGTAACACAAGCAGAGGAGTAGATACATTAAGACAAGTTGAGGCCAAGTACCCAGCTCTGCTGTTCAAACAACAGCTTACAGCATATGTGGAAAAGATATATGGAATGATTCGTGATAATTTGAAGAAAGAAATTTCTCCCTTGCTTGGATTATGCATCCAG GCACCGAGAACATCCAGAGCAAGCCTTGTTAAGGGATCATCACGTTCAGTTGCAAACCCCGAAGCCCAACGCGCTTTGATTGCTCACTGGCAGGGAATAGTGAAGAGCTTAGGAAACTTTCTAAATGCGTTGAAAGAAAATCAT GTTCCTCCATTTTTAGTTCGTAAGGTGTTCACacaaattttttctttcatcaatGTACAATTATTCAATAG tCTTCTTTTAAGACGGGAGTGCTGCTCATTTAGTAATGGAGAATATGTCAAAGCTGGTTTGGCTGAATTGGAGCATTGGTGTTATAAGGCAACTGATGAG taTGCAGGTTCAGCCTGGGATGAGCTCAAACATATTAGACAAGCTATTGGATTTCTG GTCATACATCAGAAACCAAAGAAAACATTGGATGAAATAAGCCATGACCTGTGCCCA GTCCTTAGTATACAGCAGCTATATCGGATAAGCACCATGTATTGGGATGACAAATACGGAACGCATAGTGTGTCCTCCGAT GTAATATCCAATATGAGAGTGTTGATGACTGAAGATTCAAATAATGCAGTTAGTAATTCTTTCCTGTTGGATGATGATTCAAG CATTCCGTTTTCTGTTGATGACATATCGAAATCAATGGAGCAGATAGATATCGCAGATATAGAGCCCCCGCCTCTAATTCGTGAAAACTCTGGCTTTAGCTTTTTGTTGCCACGCCCAGATTGA